One genomic region from Jeotgalibacillus haloalkalitolerans encodes:
- a CDS encoding type 1 glutamine amidotransferase: MRFICLQHVWYDNAGYLEEWSKAWGCELHYIDAKKPDDYPVLKDQDVLVILGGPNSVQELPETAWMQKEVDYIEKAINEKRKIIGICLGSQLIAHILGTEVSSLPKYEMGWAELNWHTSFLEDFDVDQLTIPMFHWHSDIYDLPKGTKPVGKSEITPVQGFYTDHILAFQFHPEMTVEGIQNLIDHDDQEIEKRDKTVDMEGPRADPGYVEQSHNRFQPILEKFLNVHGEKKID, from the coding sequence ATGAGGTTTATTTGTCTGCAGCACGTCTGGTATGACAACGCGGGGTATCTGGAAGAATGGTCAAAAGCCTGGGGCTGCGAGCTCCATTATATAGACGCGAAAAAACCGGATGATTACCCTGTACTGAAGGATCAGGATGTGCTGGTCATTTTAGGTGGACCGAACAGTGTACAGGAGCTGCCTGAAACTGCCTGGATGCAAAAGGAAGTGGATTACATTGAAAAAGCAATCAATGAAAAGCGGAAAATCATAGGCATTTGCCTTGGCTCCCAATTGATTGCCCATATTCTTGGCACAGAAGTTTCGAGTCTTCCAAAATATGAAATGGGCTGGGCAGAATTGAATTGGCATACCTCTTTTCTTGAAGACTTTGATGTGGATCAGCTCACCATCCCGATGTTTCACTGGCACAGTGATATTTATGATTTGCCCAAAGGTACTAAGCCGGTAGGGAAATCCGAAATAACACCAGTCCAGGGCTTTTACACAGACCACATTCTGGCATTTCAATTCCATCCTGAAATGACGGTGGAAGGCATTCAGAATCTGATTGATCACGATGATCAGGAAATCGAAAAGCGTGATAAAACAGTTGATATGGAAGGACCAAGAGCGGATCCGGGCTACGTGGAGCAAAGTCATAACCGCTTTCAGCCGATCCTTGAAAAGTTTTTAAATGTCCATGGTGAAAAAAAGATTGATTAA
- a CDS encoding DUF4003 family protein, with translation MDTNEQIKQYLSIYEQLRKKYRWRVSNTSLMMLAGQLVAAEKPFELKRLISLNEKIKKESSQFSYIQSADLRLMLTGLLVSNFDEPKKSFDDMMLVYEKLIEAGFSRSPHAYIAAYALYVSLDTGSEEEMDEHVKRAKSMYSGMKKQHFFLTSHEDYPLSVLLAEEEGEEEELLDDMAYYYDQLHIVLAKGNNRQFLSQILTYGRQDNRQLLVQNTVTWLDDLKTNKIKLRGNHLPIVGVLALAGTPSALLNEVKETYEQLVAIKSFKWHKDLCFMTAVRFVLQKKVEENNVLDVGLASTIESILQAQQAAVLAAISAGAAASASSSNN, from the coding sequence ATGGACACAAACGAGCAAATCAAACAATACCTGTCAATTTATGAACAGCTCAGAAAGAAATACCGCTGGCGTGTCAGCAATACATCGCTTATGATGTTAGCCGGTCAGCTGGTGGCTGCTGAAAAGCCGTTTGAACTTAAGAGACTGATTTCTTTAAATGAAAAAATCAAGAAAGAGTCCAGCCAGTTTTCCTATATTCAATCAGCAGATCTGCGGCTGATGCTGACAGGGCTGCTGGTATCAAACTTTGATGAACCGAAAAAATCATTTGATGACATGATGCTTGTCTATGAAAAGTTGATCGAAGCAGGTTTTTCAAGAAGTCCGCATGCCTACATTGCAGCGTATGCCCTCTACGTTTCACTCGACACAGGTTCAGAAGAGGAAATGGATGAGCACGTGAAGCGCGCTAAAAGTATGTACAGCGGTATGAAAAAGCAGCACTTCTTCTTAACGTCACATGAAGATTATCCGTTATCTGTGCTGCTTGCAGAAGAAGAAGGGGAAGAGGAGGAACTGCTCGACGATATGGCTTATTACTATGATCAGCTCCATATCGTTCTGGCTAAGGGGAATAACCGCCAGTTCTTATCACAGATTCTTACATACGGGCGACAGGATAACAGACAGCTGCTCGTACAAAATACAGTTACCTGGCTGGATGACCTGAAGACGAACAAAATTAAGCTGCGCGGTAATCATCTGCCGATTGTCGGCGTACTGGCACTTGCCGGGACGCCCTCAGCGCTGTTAAATGAAGTGAAAGAAACATATGAGCAGCTGGTTGCCATTAAAAGCTTTAAATGGCATAAAGATCTTTGCTTTATGACAGCTGTGAGATTTGTGCTTCAGAAAAAAGTCGAGGAAAATAACGTGCTTGATGTGGGACTTGCATCAACAATCGAGTCGATCCTGCAGGCACAGCAGGCGGCTGTCCTTGCTGCGATCTCAGCAGGTGCAGCAGCATCAGCAAGTTCATCGAATAATTAA
- a CDS encoding FusB/FusC family EF-G-binding protein — translation MEHFISNEQFNMIKSQIIGMQRQANVTSDEGVKTAVKEAAEAKVHDIFQHLTPDQEKLISGIASLETEEERTKFLMDLMPYRTSFPDVTPADLRGLFPKVKKLPVPDLENMDFRALTYLGWKDIGQSKQYFVYVRDGKLKGIQGRYVISAKKGICSLCNRFGDVALTSIQNKPRESEGLKSYGQYICYDSKECNQSIQDSAQLEAFLGQV, via the coding sequence ATGGAGCATTTTATCTCTAATGAACAATTTAATATGATTAAATCACAGATTATCGGTATGCAGAGGCAGGCGAACGTGACTTCGGATGAGGGAGTTAAAACTGCGGTAAAAGAAGCGGCAGAAGCAAAGGTGCATGATATATTTCAACACCTGACACCTGATCAGGAGAAGCTGATTTCAGGTATTGCATCCCTTGAAACTGAAGAAGAGCGGACGAAATTTCTGATGGATCTGATGCCATACAGAACATCATTTCCAGACGTGACACCTGCAGATTTACGCGGGCTTTTTCCAAAGGTGAAAAAATTACCTGTTCCTGATCTTGAAAATATGGATTTTCGTGCACTGACTTACCTTGGGTGGAAGGATATCGGGCAGAGTAAACAGTATTTTGTATATGTAAGAGATGGAAAGTTGAAGGGAATACAGGGAAGGTATGTGATTTCAGCTAAAAAAGGGATCTGCAGCCTATGCAACCGTTTTGGTGACGTGGCGCTGACAAGCATTCAGAATAAGCCGCGTGAATCAGAGGGGCTGAAATCCTACGGACAGTATATTTGCTATGACAGTAAGGAATGTAACCAGTCAATTCAGGATTCAGCTCAGCTTGAAGCGTTTCTTGGCCAGGTGTAA
- a CDS encoding Gfo/Idh/MocA family protein, which yields MRFGVVGTNWITDTFIEGAGAADHASVTAVCSRKKETALSYAEKHQLSYTYTSLEEMCEGGEIDAVYLATPNAVHHEQVLTCLEKGIPVLCEKPLTATKALAEKMIEASKTHQVLLMEAMKSTVMPNFQRVKELLPEIGTIRQVRFQYGQYSSRYDKFKAGEILNAFKPDMANGSLMDLGVYTLYPIISLFGPPDAVQSDSTVLHTGVDGQGAVLLSYEGMNVTAGYSKIADSFLPSEIAGEKGAIHIDHISSPGKVTLLTRDGAVDHTTEQTKPSMSYEIEEFIKTAEAGKIESDINTHEISLKTVELMEQIRKQQGIIYPLDRE from the coding sequence ATGAGGTTTGGCGTTGTCGGAACAAATTGGATTACAGATACTTTTATAGAAGGTGCGGGTGCAGCAGATCATGCAAGCGTAACGGCTGTATGTTCACGAAAGAAAGAAACAGCTCTTTCATATGCTGAGAAGCACCAGCTGTCTTATACATATACATCACTTGAGGAAATGTGTGAAGGCGGGGAGATTGATGCAGTATACCTCGCAACCCCTAATGCCGTGCATCACGAACAGGTATTAACCTGTCTTGAAAAAGGGATTCCAGTCCTTTGTGAAAAGCCGCTGACTGCTACAAAAGCACTTGCTGAAAAAATGATTGAAGCTTCTAAAACCCATCAGGTACTTCTGATGGAAGCAATGAAGTCAACAGTGATGCCCAACTTCCAGCGTGTAAAAGAATTGCTGCCTGAGATTGGTACGATCAGACAGGTCCGTTTTCAATACGGTCAGTACTCTTCCCGCTATGACAAATTCAAAGCCGGAGAGATTCTGAATGCTTTCAAGCCTGATATGGCTAACGGTTCACTGATGGACCTTGGCGTATATACGCTGTACCCGATCATTTCACTTTTCGGACCTCCAGATGCGGTTCAGTCAGACAGCACCGTTCTTCACACTGGCGTGGATGGACAGGGTGCCGTGCTTCTTTCATATGAAGGAATGAACGTCACAGCAGGCTACTCAAAAATTGCGGACAGCTTTCTTCCGAGTGAAATCGCCGGCGAAAAAGGTGCGATTCATATTGACCATATCAGTTCACCGGGTAAAGTGACACTTTTAACAAGAGATGGCGCTGTGGATCACACAACAGAGCAGACAAAGCCTTCAATGTCCTATGAAATAGAAGAATTCATCAAGACAGCGGAAGCAGGTAAAATCGAGTCGGATATTAACACACATGAAATTTCATTAAAGACAGTTGAATTGATGGAGCAGATCAGAAAACAGCAGGGAATTATTTACCCGCTTGATCGTGAATAA
- a CDS encoding transporter substrate-binding domain-containing protein, producing MNIKKLNIRTVSAGLLAAAVLAGCGGSDDSASEETTAWDDIQEEGVLKVATSGTLYPTSFYDDETDELTGFEVEVVKELANRLDLEVEWEEIGFDGMLTAVNTGQVDLASNDIEITEERAEQFAFSTPIKYSYGTAIVREDDLSGIETFEDLEGKRAAGAATSVYMDLAREYGAEEVIYDNATNEQYLRDVSVGNTDVILNDYYLQTLALQAFPDLGIVIHPDLQYSPSEVGLVMSKENEELVEQVNTTLEEMLEDGTIAEISGQFFGGEDVTQKPDIDFEE from the coding sequence GTGAATATAAAGAAGTTAAATATTCGTACCGTCTCTGCCGGTCTTTTAGCTGCAGCAGTTCTTGCAGGCTGTGGTGGTTCTGATGATTCTGCATCTGAAGAAACTACTGCGTGGGATGACATTCAGGAGGAAGGCGTGCTGAAGGTTGCTACTTCAGGAACACTTTATCCGACTTCGTTTTATGACGATGAAACAGATGAGCTGACTGGCTTTGAAGTAGAAGTTGTTAAAGAGCTTGCAAATCGCCTGGACCTTGAAGTGGAATGGGAAGAAATCGGTTTTGACGGCATGCTGACAGCTGTTAATACTGGTCAGGTTGACCTGGCGTCAAACGATATCGAAATTACAGAAGAAAGAGCTGAACAGTTTGCTTTTTCTACGCCAATTAAATATTCATATGGTACAGCAATTGTACGTGAGGACGACCTTTCAGGAATTGAAACATTCGAAGATCTTGAAGGTAAACGCGCGGCCGGTGCTGCTACTTCCGTTTATATGGATCTTGCACGTGAATACGGTGCTGAAGAAGTCATCTATGATAATGCGACAAACGAACAGTATCTGCGTGATGTATCAGTAGGTAACACTGATGTTATCCTGAATGATTATTACCTTCAGACACTTGCACTTCAGGCATTTCCTGACCTGGGCATTGTGATTCACCCTGATCTGCAGTACAGCCCTTCTGAAGTAGGACTTGTGATGAGTAAAGAAAATGAAGAGCTTGTTGAACAGGTAAACACTACACTTGAAGAAATGCTTGAGGATGGCACAATTGCTGAGATCTCAGGACAGTTCTTCGGTGGTGAGGATGTAACACAAAAACCTGATATTGATTTTGAAGAATAG
- a CDS encoding amino acid ABC transporter permease has translation MDGIRWDLLFNPELAWESLPFVMSGIGYTLLISIVSMAAGLVLGFFIALARTSKFGILSWPARTYISFMRGVPILVILFLLYFGMPVIGVQIPAVNAALIAFSINSAAYIAEIIRSSLSSVDKGQWESSKALGLTYWQTMYGVVLPQSVRIAIPPLGNVYVDIIKATSLAAIITVPDIFQRARIVGGREFDFMTMYIVVALIYWGICSLMTVFQNYLEKRYEEYL, from the coding sequence GTGGACGGAATCCGCTGGGATTTATTATTTAACCCTGAACTTGCCTGGGAGTCTCTTCCCTTTGTAATGTCGGGGATTGGTTATACGCTGCTGATTTCCATTGTCAGTATGGCGGCCGGTCTTGTTCTCGGCTTTTTTATCGCACTTGCCAGAACGTCAAAATTCGGCATTCTGAGCTGGCCTGCACGTACTTACATTTCCTTTATGCGGGGCGTGCCGATTCTTGTTATTTTATTTCTTTTGTATTTTGGTATGCCAGTGATTGGTGTGCAGATTCCAGCGGTCAATGCTGCGTTAATTGCTTTTAGTATTAACAGTGCAGCCTACATTGCTGAAATTATCAGATCATCGCTGTCTTCGGTGGATAAAGGGCAGTGGGAGTCCTCTAAAGCTTTAGGGCTTACTTATTGGCAGACAATGTATGGCGTGGTACTTCCACAGTCAGTCAGAATTGCCATACCGCCTCTTGGTAATGTATATGTTGATATTATCAAAGCGACTTCTCTTGCTGCGATTATTACGGTGCCTGATATTTTTCAGCGTGCGCGTATCGTTGGCGGCCGGGAATTCGATTTTATGACCATGTACATTGTGGTTGCGCTGATCTATTGGGGAATCTGCTCACTGATGACTGTATTCCAGAATTATCTCGAAAAACGTTATGAAGAGTATCTATAG
- a CDS encoding sodium:calcium antiporter: protein MVFVWFLLAAVVTVYAAIKLSTYADVISTKTAMGGMLVGTLLLAGATSLPEVTTSLSAVVIDNPDIAIGNMLGSNLFNLFIIAGFDLFFRKKRLFLDASNSHLYTAGLGLLLTVLTLIALYLRIDTTFLGIGLDAFIIAGAYIIGMIIISKIPDNSGGVEPSIPREEDKEVAASFSMSVKHAVIGFIIAALVIMGAGTVLSIMGDEIAVVTGLGSSFVGSFLIAATTSLPEAVAVFVALRLKNVNLALGSILGSNIFNMLIIAGSDVFYRGGSILSAVSDSHIFTAIGVTILSIIVMFSVVKKKASSTFTYVLPSLLIVIGYFVVSYLIFTGS, encoded by the coding sequence TTGGTTTTTGTATGGTTTTTATTAGCTGCTGTTGTAACTGTTTACGCAGCGATTAAATTATCCACATATGCAGATGTCATCAGTACGAAGACAGCGATGGGCGGCATGCTTGTCGGAACGCTGCTATTAGCTGGTGCCACATCTTTACCGGAAGTAACAACGAGTTTATCAGCTGTTGTGATTGATAATCCGGATATTGCAATTGGAAATATGCTGGGGTCAAACCTGTTCAACTTATTTATTATCGCTGGTTTTGATTTGTTTTTCCGTAAGAAGCGTCTGTTTTTAGATGCGAGTAACAGTCATTTATATACAGCGGGTCTCGGTCTGCTGCTAACTGTCTTAACGCTGATTGCACTTTACCTGAGAATAGATACGACGTTCTTAGGAATTGGTCTTGATGCATTCATTATTGCAGGGGCTTATATCATCGGGATGATTATTATCAGTAAGATTCCTGACAACTCTGGAGGGGTGGAGCCGTCAATTCCGCGTGAAGAGGATAAAGAGGTAGCGGCAAGCTTTTCAATGAGTGTCAAGCATGCTGTCATCGGATTTATCATTGCTGCACTGGTCATTATGGGAGCAGGTACAGTGCTGTCGATTATGGGTGATGAGATTGCTGTTGTTACAGGGCTTGGTTCAAGCTTTGTCGGGAGCTTTTTGATCGCGGCGACAACGTCACTGCCTGAAGCAGTTGCTGTGTTTGTCGCACTGCGTCTGAAGAATGTGAACCTGGCACTGGGATCGATTCTCGGAAGTAACATCTTTAACATGCTGATTATCGCAGGATCTGATGTATTTTACCGCGGCGGATCAATTCTGTCAGCTGTATCGGATTCGCACATTTTCACTGCCATCGGTGTGACGATTCTGTCGATCATTGTGATGTTCTCAGTCGTTAAAAAGAAGGCAAGTTCTACGTTTACGTATGTGTTGCCTTCACTGTTAATTGTAATTGGGTACTTTGTTGTATCTTATCTGATTTTTACCGGATCATAA
- a CDS encoding uracil-DNA glycosylase has translation MRIPESLAQQGKERIKDYPVEGFVYGEGPDNPVIMLVGEAPGETEIHNGIPFSGRAGKELMQSLDFLGLTRDDVYITSAVRSRPYKWGQKKDRSSGEMIDRKYNRAPTAGEIKAHAPILDYEVKNVNAPLIVTLGNIGLQRLAGKDKKVSQVHGQLLKQPVQFLESPEDSTFKWTEETYEIFPTFHPAAIFYNRSLEEKLKEDLEKLKKLIDDRGLKQKN, from the coding sequence ATGAGAATTCCTGAATCACTCGCACAACAGGGGAAAGAGCGGATCAAAGATTACCCCGTAGAAGGTTTCGTATATGGAGAAGGGCCCGACAATCCCGTCATCATGCTCGTCGGTGAAGCGCCGGGAGAAACTGAAATACATAACGGCATCCCATTTAGCGGAAGAGCCGGGAAAGAACTGATGCAGTCGCTTGATTTCCTCGGCCTGACAAGAGACGATGTCTATATCACAAGTGCCGTCAGAAGCCGTCCGTATAAATGGGGTCAAAAGAAAGACCGCAGCAGCGGGGAAATGATTGACAGAAAATATAATCGTGCACCGACTGCCGGTGAAATAAAAGCGCATGCACCCATACTGGATTACGAAGTGAAAAACGTAAATGCGCCGCTCATTGTGACGCTCGGTAATATTGGACTCCAGCGGCTTGCCGGAAAAGATAAAAAGGTGTCACAGGTTCATGGTCAGCTATTGAAGCAGCCGGTCCAGTTTTTAGAAAGCCCGGAGGACAGCACTTTTAAATGGACTGAAGAGACCTATGAGATCTTTCCGACTTTTCATCCTGCCGCTATCTTTTATAATCGCAGTCTGGAAGAGAAGCTGAAAGAAGATCTGGAGAAGCTGAAAAAACTGATAGATGATCGGGGATTAAAACAAAAGAATTAG